From one Enterococcus sp. DIV2402 genomic stretch:
- a CDS encoding YitT family protein — MKTKQPQTIKKQSERDAILKIIFGNILLGFAYAKWMVPHAIINGGVTSLSLVLSKVLNSDVAYLTNIITIGLLIVCWLFLGRGRFLKSIVSSVSYLFFFTLFHRWEFSIVLNLPIDFLLASLLIAAGYYFCLSAGSSAVGVDVIALIIHQKRPAISLAKAIRWLNYTILVLGFFTYGWQSIVIGLLFSFVYSWLLERFLQQESM, encoded by the coding sequence ATGAAAACAAAACAGCCACAAACAATCAAAAAACAATCGGAACGAGACGCTATTTTAAAAATCATTTTTGGGAATATTCTACTTGGCTTTGCTTATGCCAAGTGGATGGTTCCCCACGCGATTATTAATGGTGGCGTCACTAGTTTGTCTTTAGTGTTAAGCAAGGTCTTGAATAGCGACGTTGCTTATTTGACAAATATCATAACGATTGGATTATTAATTGTTTGCTGGCTATTTTTAGGTCGTGGACGCTTTCTTAAATCAATTGTCAGTAGTGTGTCATATTTATTTTTCTTTACGTTGTTCCATCGATGGGAATTTTCGATTGTGCTTAATTTGCCGATTGATTTCTTGTTGGCTTCGTTATTGATTGCAGCAGGCTATTATTTTTGCTTGTCCGCTGGTTCTTCTGCAGTCGGAGTGGATGTCATTGCTTTGATTATCCATCAAAAACGACCGGCGATTTCTTTGGCAAAAGCAATTCGCTGGCTAAATTATACGATTTTAGTTTTAGGTTTCTTTACGTATGGTTGGCAATCAATAGTCATAGGTCTGTTATTTAGTTTTGTCTATTCATGGCTGTTAGAACGCTTTTTACAGCAAGAGAGTATGTAA
- a CDS encoding carbohydrate ABC transporter permease, with amino-acid sequence MENRLVKDTKADRVFMIFTYIFVFLSVAIVLYPLIYIVSASFSDPLTVNSGSMWLYPKGFTLEGYKTILENNSIWRGYLNTIYYTALGTFINLLCTLPAAYALSRPDFYGHKTFTTFLLITMFVSGGLIPSYLLVKNLNMLNTVWALVLPGAVSVYNLVVTRTFFQTTIPREMEEAAIIDGCNDFKLFTRIILPLSTPIIAVMALFYGVGHWNSFFSALIYLSDKTMYPLQMVLREILVLQDMSSNSIGSNMTSDMAELMFSKQQLAAVIKYGVMIVSTLPIIVAYPFLQKYFVKGMMVGSVKG; translated from the coding sequence ATGGAAAATCGATTAGTCAAAGATACCAAAGCAGATAGAGTGTTTATGATATTTACCTATATTTTCGTCTTTCTTTCTGTAGCGATTGTCTTATATCCGTTAATTTATATTGTAAGTGCTTCCTTTAGTGATCCCTTAACGGTAAACTCGGGTTCAATGTGGTTATATCCAAAGGGCTTTACATTAGAAGGGTATAAAACAATTTTAGAAAACAATAGTATCTGGCGTGGGTATTTAAATACGATCTATTATACTGCTTTAGGAACATTTATTAACTTATTATGTACATTACCAGCAGCGTACGCGTTGTCTCGACCAGACTTTTATGGTCACAAAACATTTACCACTTTCTTATTAATTACCATGTTTGTTAGTGGAGGTTTAATTCCCTCATACTTATTGGTTAAAAATTTGAATATGTTAAATACAGTTTGGGCGTTAGTATTACCAGGTGCGGTATCGGTTTATAACTTAGTTGTAACAAGAACGTTCTTCCAAACAACCATTCCACGTGAAATGGAAGAAGCCGCAATTATTGACGGATGTAATGATTTCAAATTATTTACACGAATCATTTTACCGTTATCAACACCAATTATCGCTGTTATGGCTTTGTTTTATGGGGTTGGTCACTGGAATAGTTTCTTCAGTGCTTTAATTTACTTATCTGATAAAACAATGTATCCATTACAAATGGTTTTACGTGAAATCTTAGTATTGCAAGACATGTCATCAAATAGTATTGGTAGTAATATGACTAGTGATATGGCGGAATTAATGTTTAGTAAGCAACAACTAGCAGCCGTTATCAAATACGGTGTCATGATTGTTTCAACGTTACCAATTATCGTAGCATATCCGTTCTTACAAAAATATTTTGTAAAAGGTATGATGGTTGGATCAGTTAAAGGGTAG
- a CDS encoding haloacid dehalogenase-like hydrolase — MVKRLISATASEIRKMNREEMFESIKASEGRVIVSENVCVAAPASDSTTNAELAAAFGADMLLLNLFDCLNPVVIGLPKMGLSEAFDIWNNSSKNTRNPIEELKKLTGRLIGVNLEPVAENQETMGEKVIISNGRKSTAETFQAAEKLGVDYICLTGNPGTGVTNEQIVQAIRVGKANYNGLIIAGKMHSAGVDEPIMTKEAIQQFADAGADILLLPAVGTVPGFDQQELKEAVKMAKSLGMLTMSAIGTSQESASPETIRQIALWNKMCGVDMQHIGDAGYSGVAPAENIYHMSLAIRGMKHTIQIMARSINR; from the coding sequence GTGGTAAAAAGATTGATTAGCGCAACAGCATCAGAAATTCGAAAAATGAATCGTGAGGAGATGTTTGAATCCATTAAAGCAAGTGAAGGACGTGTCATTGTCAGTGAAAATGTATGTGTAGCTGCACCTGCATCAGACAGTACAACGAATGCCGAACTTGCAGCAGCATTTGGAGCGGATATGCTTTTATTAAATCTCTTTGACTGTTTAAATCCAGTTGTGATTGGTTTGCCAAAAATGGGCTTATCAGAAGCATTTGATATTTGGAACAATTCAAGTAAAAATACACGCAATCCAATTGAAGAATTGAAAAAATTAACGGGTCGTTTAATTGGTGTAAACCTAGAGCCAGTTGCTGAAAATCAAGAGACAATGGGTGAAAAAGTCATTATTTCTAATGGACGTAAAAGTACAGCTGAAACCTTCCAAGCTGCGGAGAAATTAGGTGTGGATTATATTTGCTTAACTGGAAATCCAGGCACAGGTGTAACGAATGAACAAATTGTGCAAGCGATTCGTGTGGGAAAAGCCAATTATAATGGTCTAATTATCGCTGGTAAAATGCACAGTGCAGGTGTCGATGAACCGATTATGACCAAAGAAGCCATTCAACAATTTGCAGATGCAGGTGCAGATATACTCTTGTTACCAGCTGTCGGTACAGTTCCTGGTTTTGACCAACAAGAATTAAAAGAAGCCGTTAAAATGGCAAAAAGTTTAGGCATGCTTACAATGTCGGCAATCGGTACAAGCCAAGAAAGTGCTTCGCCAGAAACAATTCGCCAAATCGCTTTATGGAATAAAATGTGTGGGGTGGATATGCAACATATTGGTGATGCTGGTTATAGCGGTGTTGCCCCAGCTGAAAATATTTATCATATGTCATTGGCGATTCGTGGAATGAAACATACCATTCAAATTATGGCGCGTTCAATTAATCGTTAA
- a CDS encoding metallophosphoesterase produces the protein MLRCRPDGSFIIAHFTDLHVGYPNNEADRRTLQDLRTCLETLDADLLMFTGDQIWCYGDNNPQQGFQQVIDCINTSEIPVVITYGNHDSEHGKITREALRQMEQGLKNRVFGEQRILTKERLSELFYIYDSTGQHVVKQCVVFDSGDYVSEKIAQQLTDKNADNCYAYLYTEQVRWLEQTLQPVETAIFLHIPLVEYQEAKAFIETGQCLEAICSPEINTGLFATLVEHEQAVNVFCGHDHDNDFTAEWLGVGLHYSRISGYNVYGQFARGYRQIILHEQNALATTIISYDEHKEGKSWQKLDKTLKKI, from the coding sequence ATGTTACGATGTCGACCAGATGGAAGTTTTATTATCGCTCATTTTACAGATTTGCATGTGGGGTATCCCAACAATGAGGCAGATCGACGGACACTGCAAGATTTAAGAACGTGTCTTGAAACGTTGGATGCTGATTTACTAATGTTTACAGGTGACCAAATTTGGTGTTATGGCGACAATAATCCCCAGCAAGGATTTCAACAGGTTATTGATTGTATTAATACTAGTGAGATTCCCGTAGTTATCACTTACGGGAATCATGATTCAGAACATGGGAAAATCACACGTGAAGCGCTGCGCCAAATGGAACAAGGGTTAAAAAATCGTGTTTTCGGTGAGCAACGAATCTTGACCAAAGAACGTTTATCGGAACTGTTTTACATTTATGATTCGACAGGCCAACATGTGGTGAAACAATGCGTGGTGTTTGATTCTGGCGATTATGTTTCTGAAAAAATAGCGCAACAATTAACTGATAAAAATGCCGACAATTGTTATGCGTATTTATATACTGAACAAGTTCGTTGGCTGGAACAAACTTTACAACCAGTAGAAACAGCCATTTTTTTGCATATTCCATTGGTGGAATATCAAGAGGCAAAAGCCTTCATCGAAACGGGACAATGCCTAGAGGCAATTTGTAGTCCGGAAATTAATACGGGATTGTTTGCTACCTTGGTTGAACACGAGCAAGCAGTGAATGTTTTTTGTGGACACGACCATGACAATGATTTTACAGCTGAGTGGTTAGGTGTCGGCTTACATTATAGTCGCATTAGTGGCTACAATGTTTATGGACAATTTGCTAGAGGGTATCGTCAAATTATCCTTCATGAGCAAAACGCATTAGCAACAACAATTATTTCATATGATGAACACAAGGAAGGTAAATCATGGCAAAAATTAGACAAGACATTGAAGAAAATCTAA
- a CDS encoding YesL family protein: protein MKEMRGIIKGSYVLGQRIIDGLILQLLFIVYTLRGAIILGFFPALAAVFHVIYLAITRKSGKFKPAFEQFYKENFKISNQLGYTALTGCLFLWVDLRISATYIQLPLLHYVLILLFVLCLGTSLFLFPTLCRYSLKYGEYLRQAAILFFSNIIESIAILVGVFIVVWLYVIFPILLVIAGVPLLIFPIIWFALQAMVKTERKAEA from the coding sequence ATGAAGGAAATGAGAGGGATTATCAAAGGCAGTTACGTCTTAGGGCAAAGAATTATCGATGGTCTTATTCTACAGCTTTTATTCATCGTCTACACATTACGAGGAGCCATTATTTTAGGTTTCTTTCCAGCTTTAGCAGCAGTGTTTCATGTCATTTATTTAGCAATTACCAGAAAAAGTGGGAAATTTAAACCTGCATTTGAACAATTTTACAAAGAAAATTTTAAAATAAGTAATCAATTAGGTTATACCGCATTAACAGGTTGTTTGTTCTTATGGGTAGATTTACGAATTTCAGCTACGTATATTCAACTACCGCTTTTACATTATGTGTTAATTTTGTTATTTGTTTTATGTTTAGGTACAAGTTTATTTCTCTTTCCAACCTTGTGTCGCTATTCGTTAAAATACGGAGAATACTTACGACAAGCCGCTATTTTATTTTTCAGCAATATAATTGAATCGATTGCGATTTTAGTAGGCGTCTTTATTGTTGTTTGGCTATATGTTATTTTTCCAATTTTATTAGTCATTGCCGGGGTGCCGTTACTCATTTTTCCAATTATCTGGTTTGCACTTCAAGCAATGGTTAAAACGGAACGAAAGGCTGAAGCTTAA
- a CDS encoding glycoside hydrolase family 1 protein: protein MITFPKDFLWGAATSAPQTEGAAFIDGKSPSTWDKWFEMEPELFFDGVGPNDTSNVYFQYKEDVALMKKMSMNSYRTSIAWTRLLPDGKTLNPKAVAFYRDYFEEMIKNGVEPIINLFHFDMPWWLMEKGGWEARESVDHFAFYAKTAFEQFGDIVKKWATFNEPLVHIECGYLGDAHYPKVHDFKRAIQVGYHTLLAHAAAVKAYKESSHNDGEIGIILNLSPVYAKSEAPTDQEARHKADLIYIRSFVDTVVNGYFPEELITILAENHLLPETQAGDRTIFEENTIDFLGVNYYQPLRVQAVENPRFPAQSPGDFARYYDWPEKRINPHRGWEIYPEGMYDIAMRLKNDYSNIPWYVSENGMGVEGEEQFLDEHGVIQDDYRIEFLEDHLSMLAKAMDEGSQCFGYHMWTFVDCWSWLNAYKNRYGFYRLNRDQNYARSDKASSYWMKQVIEQSGFECGGK from the coding sequence ATGATTACATTTCCAAAAGATTTTTTATGGGGTGCGGCAACCTCGGCACCACAAACAGAAGGAGCGGCATTCATTGATGGTAAAAGTCCTTCTACTTGGGACAAATGGTTTGAAATGGAACCAGAGTTATTCTTCGATGGTGTAGGTCCTAATGATACATCAAATGTCTATTTTCAATATAAAGAAGATGTGGCGTTAATGAAAAAAATGTCGATGAATTCGTATCGAACATCAATTGCTTGGACACGTTTATTACCTGATGGCAAAACGCTGAATCCAAAAGCAGTGGCTTTTTATCGCGATTATTTTGAAGAGATGATTAAAAATGGAGTGGAACCAATTATCAATCTCTTCCATTTTGATATGCCATGGTGGTTAATGGAAAAAGGTGGTTGGGAAGCACGTGAGTCAGTGGATCATTTTGCCTTTTATGCAAAAACGGCTTTTGAACAATTTGGTGATATCGTCAAAAAATGGGCAACGTTTAATGAGCCTTTAGTGCATATTGAATGTGGTTATTTAGGAGATGCACATTATCCTAAAGTCCATGATTTTAAACGTGCCATTCAAGTAGGCTATCATACATTATTAGCACATGCGGCAGCTGTTAAAGCATATAAAGAATCCTCACACAATGATGGAGAGATTGGTATTATTTTAAATCTGTCACCTGTTTATGCTAAAAGTGAGGCTCCGACTGATCAAGAAGCACGACATAAGGCCGATTTAATTTATATTCGCAGTTTTGTTGACACGGTCGTTAACGGCTATTTCCCAGAAGAATTGATTACTATTTTGGCTGAAAACCACTTATTGCCAGAGACACAAGCAGGTGATCGAACAATTTTTGAAGAAAATACCATTGATTTTTTAGGCGTAAATTACTATCAACCGTTACGGGTACAAGCAGTAGAAAATCCACGTTTTCCTGCACAATCTCCGGGTGATTTTGCTCGTTATTACGATTGGCCAGAAAAACGAATTAATCCCCACCGCGGCTGGGAAATCTATCCAGAAGGGATGTACGATATTGCGATGCGTCTAAAAAATGATTACAGCAATATTCCTTGGTATGTCTCTGAAAATGGCATGGGTGTGGAAGGAGAAGAACAATTTTTAGATGAGCATGGTGTTATTCAAGATGATTATCGCATTGAATTTTTAGAAGATCATTTATCAATGTTGGCAAAAGCAATGGATGAAGGTAGTCAATGTTTTGGTTATCATATGTGGACGTTTGTTGATTGCTGGTCATGGTTAAATGCCTATAAAAACCGTTATGGATTTTATCGATTAAATCGTGACCAAAACTATGCTCGTTCAGATAAAGCAAGTAGTTATTGGATGAAACAAGTGATTGAACAATCAGGATTTGAGTGCGGAGGGAAGTAA
- a CDS encoding helix-turn-helix domain-containing protein: protein MKIMQHLPKKFSFTNKTFYRYVFSYLLVFLLPFSIVSVIWYKTSTDSINNQIDLSSQNHLLQVKSIMSANLRQLDYLTEQISTNPSLSEKQFAHPYYAWEANRELLRNKVNSNIIEELYVYFYSQPNQVYSSNGLLDFPAFMQQRYGTYAFDEKKLKASLNTKAPLIERIPSGQKNGVGLMTYIVPLTATDGLPSGVVMYTMRMIDIQNFLDKSVDRETGNVFMVDRENRLLVASHNDDIPEFMNNPSEVEKLYQQHSRKTKAGTFLVNTSEDEDFGIRYISLTNTEQALSDVRTVHYRLMALVLSILALGLAIVFLIGRRQYKPIHELEKLMEKQLGGVREAEELDDFVRMEQHVTSFLQQNKELHQEIRRQTPHAREQVLRKLLMGRFKDEKEIQLLLESVEVVLYKESYFVMLIDTKMITTETSIQNQEFLMSFLGSISGKGYRAYGSELLSNQAIALLVSMDGSVNHSDIVREIVAKIVLENTVAPTIGVGSVVCELATINRSYIEGLAALEYQAVSDKPNQVLFFKEIKNEKKNSVVSYPADEQLKLSQSLQQGDFEIASETIEIMVKKGMQEQRTIAGMKLYSYYLLNSVVKVGAEVIGDSFFQEAEKAVEFRNLLELQNELIKMSEKICLAVQRNPKNQESKLQKDIFVYLDANYASHDFSLESVAEKFDVSVSYLSRFIKKESGMTFSKYVQEKRLDKIKKELRETDKPIKEIISSAGYYDVSNYTRKFKQIVGMTPGQYRNKNR, encoded by the coding sequence ATGAAAATTATGCAGCATTTACCTAAAAAATTTTCGTTCACCAATAAGACATTTTATCGCTATGTATTCTCTTATTTACTCGTATTTTTGTTACCGTTTTCTATTGTATCGGTGATTTGGTATAAAACATCTACAGATAGCATTAATAATCAAATTGATTTATCTTCTCAGAATCATTTGTTGCAAGTAAAATCAATTATGTCGGCTAATTTACGACAATTAGATTATTTAACAGAACAAATTAGCACGAATCCTTCATTAAGTGAAAAACAATTTGCACACCCGTATTATGCATGGGAAGCAAATCGTGAATTATTACGAAATAAAGTGAACAGCAACATTATTGAAGAATTATATGTGTATTTTTATAGTCAACCCAATCAAGTCTATTCTTCCAATGGGCTCTTGGATTTTCCAGCATTTATGCAACAACGTTATGGAACGTATGCTTTTGATGAGAAAAAATTGAAAGCTTCCTTAAACACCAAAGCACCTCTGATTGAACGAATTCCGTCTGGTCAAAAGAATGGTGTGGGTTTGATGACTTACATTGTGCCATTAACAGCAACAGATGGTTTGCCATCTGGTGTGGTAATGTACACGATGCGAATGATTGATATTCAAAATTTCTTAGATAAATCTGTTGATCGCGAGACAGGGAATGTATTTATGGTGGATCGTGAGAATCGTTTATTAGTGGCTTCTCACAATGATGACATACCAGAATTTATGAATAACCCTTCCGAAGTAGAGAAACTTTATCAACAACATTCAAGGAAAACAAAAGCGGGCACATTCTTAGTCAATACTTCCGAGGATGAAGACTTTGGTATCCGCTATATCTCATTAACAAATACGGAGCAAGCATTAAGTGATGTGCGTACCGTTCATTATCGGCTAATGGCGTTAGTACTATCCATTTTAGCTTTGGGACTAGCCATTGTTTTTCTAATTGGTCGACGACAATACAAACCAATTCATGAACTAGAAAAATTAATGGAAAAACAATTAGGTGGCGTTCGTGAAGCCGAAGAGTTAGATGACTTTGTACGGATGGAACAGCACGTTACGAGCTTCTTACAACAAAACAAGGAACTCCATCAAGAAATTCGTCGTCAAACACCACATGCTCGTGAGCAAGTACTACGAAAATTATTGATGGGAAGATTTAAAGACGAAAAAGAAATTCAATTGTTATTAGAATCTGTGGAGGTTGTTCTCTATAAAGAGAGTTATTTTGTTATGTTGATTGACACGAAAATGATTACAACTGAAACAAGTATTCAAAACCAAGAATTTTTAATGAGTTTCTTAGGTTCAATTTCAGGAAAAGGCTATCGTGCGTATGGTTCTGAATTACTTTCGAATCAAGCAATTGCTTTATTAGTTAGTATGGATGGATCCGTGAATCATTCCGATATTGTGCGTGAAATTGTTGCCAAAATTGTTTTAGAAAACACTGTTGCACCAACGATTGGTGTAGGTTCAGTTGTTTGTGAATTGGCAACAATTAATCGATCTTACATTGAAGGATTAGCAGCACTTGAATATCAGGCTGTTTCTGATAAACCTAATCAAGTTTTATTCTTTAAAGAAATCAAAAATGAAAAGAAAAATTCGGTCGTTTCTTATCCTGCCGATGAGCAATTAAAGTTAAGTCAGAGTTTACAACAAGGAGACTTCGAGATTGCTTCTGAAACGATTGAAATTATGGTGAAGAAAGGCATGCAAGAACAACGCACTATCGCAGGAATGAAGCTTTATAGTTATTATCTATTGAATAGTGTCGTGAAAGTAGGTGCAGAAGTGATTGGCGATTCCTTTTTCCAAGAAGCTGAAAAAGCTGTGGAATTTCGCAATTTATTAGAACTTCAAAATGAATTAATTAAAATGAGTGAGAAAATTTGTTTAGCTGTCCAACGCAATCCCAAAAATCAAGAATCAAAATTACAAAAAGATATTTTTGTTTATCTCGATGCAAATTATGCTTCTCATGATTTTTCATTGGAAAGTGTGGCAGAAAAATTTGATGTCTCAGTTTCTTATCTGAGCCGTTTTATCAAAAAAGAAAGTGGCATGACCTTTTCAAAATATGTCCAAGAAAAACGTTTAGACAAAATTAAAAAAGAACTTCGTGAGACAGATAAACCAATTAAAGAAATTATTTCGAGCGCTGGTTATTATGACGTGTCAAATTACACGCGAAAATTTAAACAAATTGTCGGAATGACGCCAGGACAGTATCGTAATAAAAATCGTTAA
- a CDS encoding extracellular solute-binding protein, producing MKMHKSKVLFGLLACGVLLAACGGNKDNANDKGSDVELGTVGEFPVTKEKIKMTMMGPGTGQAEWKDMPVFQKMAEMSNIEFEFTTPPTADFSTKLNLAFAGDDLPDVLFGTSSESLTPAMEMDYGSQGILVPLEDLIDENMPNLKKIMDEDPSIRKSITTPDGHIYSLPMIHRGETAIWPRGPMWYRGDWLKALNVTELPKTTDEFYDLLVRFRDEDPNGNGKKDEIPLTDVKMDSTRPWLMGAFGLTERGIEEINGEVVYTPITENYKEYVTFMNKLYSEKLLDQEVYGQADEQKKAKGQNNQIGLFPDWFSIFTTGKNEKDATDDLMFQPLTSDVSPEAVVPGSTRMARETFAITKNCPSPEAALRWVDYFYGEEGSYFLSKGPEGALWEFAENDKGEEVRVYAEGIDTSNTEEERSKITPNYGITVPTMGYPETEDMMILVDPNQEPDRTFIEFIDSETQAKITPFAKVPYPLLYLTTEETEQVRDSETDLKTYVEQMEAKFITGVEPLSNWDKYVKTIESMGVEEYVSVYQTAYDRWAE from the coding sequence ATGAAAATGCACAAGTCTAAAGTTTTGTTTGGCTTGCTGGCTTGCGGGGTATTATTAGCAGCTTGTGGCGGAAACAAAGACAACGCAAATGACAAAGGAAGTGACGTTGAATTAGGAACAGTAGGCGAATTTCCAGTCACAAAAGAAAAAATCAAAATGACCATGATGGGACCAGGAACTGGTCAAGCAGAATGGAAAGACATGCCAGTTTTCCAAAAAATGGCTGAAATGTCAAACATTGAATTTGAATTTACGACACCACCAACTGCTGACTTTAGTACAAAGCTAAACTTAGCATTTGCAGGGGATGATTTACCAGATGTCTTATTCGGAACAAGTTCAGAATCATTAACACCAGCAATGGAAATGGATTATGGTTCTCAAGGCATTTTAGTACCATTAGAAGATTTAATTGATGAAAATATGCCAAACTTGAAAAAAATTATGGATGAAGATCCATCAATCCGTAAATCAATTACAACACCAGATGGTCATATCTATTCATTACCAATGATTCACCGTGGTGAGACAGCAATTTGGCCTCGTGGTCCAATGTGGTACCGTGGTGACTGGTTGAAAGCGTTGAATGTGACAGAATTACCAAAAACAACCGACGAATTTTATGACTTATTAGTTCGTTTCCGTGATGAAGATCCAAATGGTAACGGTAAAAAAGATGAAATTCCATTGACTGACGTGAAAATGGATAGTACTCGTCCTTGGTTAATGGGTGCATTCGGTTTAACTGAACGTGGGATTGAAGAAATTAACGGTGAAGTTGTTTATACACCAATTACTGAAAACTACAAAGAATACGTAACATTCATGAATAAATTGTATTCTGAAAAACTATTAGACCAAGAAGTATACGGTCAAGCAGATGAACAGAAAAAAGCTAAAGGACAAAATAACCAAATCGGTTTATTCCCAGATTGGTTCTCAATCTTTACAACTGGTAAAAATGAAAAAGATGCAACTGACGATTTGATGTTCCAACCATTAACATCTGATGTTTCACCAGAAGCGGTTGTTCCAGGAAGCACACGTATGGCTCGTGAAACATTTGCTATTACGAAAAATTGTCCATCACCAGAAGCTGCACTACGTTGGGTAGATTATTTCTACGGTGAAGAAGGTTCTTACTTCTTAAGTAAAGGTCCTGAAGGCGCGCTATGGGAATTTGCTGAAAACGACAAAGGTGAAGAAGTTCGTGTCTATGCAGAAGGAATTGACACTTCTAATACCGAAGAAGAACGTTCTAAGATTACACCAAACTACGGTATTACTGTCCCAACAATGGGCTATCCAGAAACAGAAGATATGATGATCTTAGTTGATCCAAATCAAGAACCAGATCGTACGTTTATTGAATTTATCGATTCAGAAACACAAGCGAAAATTACGCCTTTTGCAAAAGTTCCTTATCCATTGTTATACTTAACAACGGAAGAAACAGAGCAAGTTCGTGATTCAGAAACAGACTTGAAAACTTATGTAGAACAAATGGAAGCGAAATTTATTACTGGAGTAGAGCCTTTATCTAACTGGGATAAATACGTGAAAACTATCGAAAGTATGGGTGTTGAAGAATACGTTTCCGTATACCAAACAGCTTACGATCGCTGGGCAGAATAA
- a CDS encoding alpha-L-fucosidase — protein sequence MAKIRQDIEENLTTDYEAYEELPEVIQEKLEWFKDQKIGVIFHWGLYAVAGIVESWQMSEEDDWARKNPWRNDIDELRADYWGLNHSFNPYQFNPTAWAQACKDAGFRYMLFTTKHHDGFNMYDTDYSEYKVTQTPCPFAENPQADVFGAVAEAFHEVGLSVGAYYSKPDWHSPLYWVPGERPKGRYASYDPHEFPERWAQYNQFVHDQLVEITTNYGELDILWLDGGWVNSRHELLDMDRIAQAVRTQQQDLLIVDRSIGGKYENYVTPERKIPEIPPTKAWESNIPLAKNWGFCPNDTYKSFEEILTSVVQVVAMGGNIILGVGPKPDGTLPREALAILEPLGEWLTQFGEGIYETRPSSYKAPQGWSFTQKGTVIYAFGEKSAPDLPCQLFGAIERITLLNTGEVISDQMDELSTGEELYQVYKIELTKKTREQ from the coding sequence ATGGCAAAAATTAGACAAGACATTGAAGAAAATCTAACGACTGATTATGAAGCTTATGAAGAACTCCCCGAAGTTATTCAAGAAAAATTAGAGTGGTTTAAAGATCAAAAAATTGGTGTGATTTTTCACTGGGGGCTGTATGCAGTAGCAGGGATTGTCGAATCTTGGCAAATGTCTGAAGAAGATGACTGGGCTAGAAAAAATCCTTGGCGTAATGATATTGATGAATTACGTGCGGACTACTGGGGATTAAATCATTCATTTAATCCGTACCAGTTCAATCCAACCGCATGGGCCCAAGCGTGTAAAGATGCCGGTTTTCGATATATGCTTTTTACGACAAAACATCATGATGGTTTTAATATGTATGATACCGATTATAGTGAGTACAAAGTAACACAAACGCCTTGTCCTTTTGCCGAAAATCCACAAGCTGATGTTTTTGGTGCAGTGGCAGAAGCCTTTCACGAAGTAGGATTAAGTGTAGGTGCGTATTATTCAAAACCAGACTGGCATTCCCCGCTCTATTGGGTACCAGGAGAAAGACCAAAAGGACGTTATGCTAGTTATGATCCGCATGAATTTCCCGAACGTTGGGCGCAATATAACCAGTTTGTCCATGACCAATTAGTTGAAATTACAACTAATTATGGTGAATTAGATATTCTTTGGTTAGACGGCGGTTGGGTCAATAGTCGTCACGAATTACTGGATATGGACCGAATTGCTCAAGCAGTTCGCACGCAACAACAGGATTTACTAATTGTCGATCGCAGTATCGGTGGGAAATATGAAAACTATGTCACTCCGGAACGAAAAATTCCAGAGATTCCGCCAACTAAAGCATGGGAAAGTAACATCCCATTGGCGAAAAACTGGGGCTTTTGTCCGAATGATACGTACAAATCATTTGAAGAAATTCTAACCAGTGTCGTTCAAGTCGTTGCCATGGGTGGAAATATTATTTTAGGTGTTGGGCCAAAACCAGATGGAACCTTACCTAGAGAAGCCTTAGCAATTTTGGAACCTTTAGGCGAATGGTTAACGCAATTTGGTGAAGGTATTTATGAAACACGACCAAGCTCCTATAAAGCACCTCAAGGCTGGTCATTCACACAAAAAGGTACTGTCATTTATGCATTTGGTGAAAAAAGTGCACCGGATTTACCTTGCCAGTTATTTGGAGCAATTGAAAGAATTACGTTATTGAATACAGGTGAAGTTATCAGTGACCAAATGGATGAATTATCTACAGGTGAAGAGCTTTACCAGGTTTATAAAATCGAATTAACAAAGAAAACGAGAGAACAATGA